A genomic stretch from Garciella nitratireducens DSM 15102 includes:
- the gatC gene encoding Asp-tRNA(Asn)/Glu-tRNA(Gln) amidotransferase subunit GatC, translated as MKVDIDTIHYIAKLAKLKFTDQEAKTFASEFEEILNHIANIEKEDFTEMEMNVYDDKEPVLRKDEVKIFEDKKKLFQNVKEKQDNAIVIPKVVE; from the coding sequence ATGAAAGTAGATATTGATACAATTCATTATATTGCAAAATTGGCAAAGCTGAAGTTTACTGATCAAGAGGCAAAAACTTTTGCCAGTGAATTTGAGGAAATTTTAAATCATATAGCAAATATTGAGAAGGAAGATTTTACAGAAATGGAAATGAATGTTTATGATGATAAGGAGCCTGTATTAAGAAAAGATGAGGTAAAGATTTTTGAAGATAAGAAAAAATTATTTCAGAATGTAAAAGAAAAGCAGGATAATGCGATTGTAATACCAAAGGTAGTGGAATAA